The following are encoded together in the Triticum dicoccoides isolate Atlit2015 ecotype Zavitan chromosome 6B, WEW_v2.0, whole genome shotgun sequence genome:
- the LOC119322683 gene encoding ubiquitin-conjugating enzyme E2 22-like isoform X2, whose translation MATNENLPPNVIRQLAKELKNLDQSPPEGIRVIVNDDDFTSICADIDGPGGTPYENGVFRMKLVLSRDFPQSPPKGFFVTKIFHPNISSSGEICVNTLKKDWNPTHGLRHVLLVVRCLLIEPFPESALNEQAGKMLLENYADYARHARLYTSIHALKPKAKPKSGTISESTSVNVDQSSTANLCETAPSAPMALCATAATKVPGSNSLDQNAPAEPTVGPSTTLPKKEGPVATKAPADKKKIDARKKSLKRL comes from the exons ATG GCAACCAACGAAAACCTCCCACCAAATGTCATCAGGCAATTGGCTAAAGAATTGAAGAATCTTGACCAGTCACCTCCAGAAGGGATTAGAGTGATTGTGAATGACGATGACTTCACAAGTATTTGTGCAGATATAGATGGCCCTG GCGGGACTCCGTATGAGAATGGGGTTTTCCGGATGAAGCTAGTCTTGTCCCGTGACTTCCCTCAATCCCCACCAAAAG GATTTTTTGTGACCAAAATATTCCATCCAAACATATCGAGCAGTGGTGAGATCTGCGTTAACACGTTGAAAAAGGATTGGAATCCTACTCATGGATTAAGGCATGTTCTACTG GTGGTGAGATGCCTACTGATTGAACCATTCCCAGAATCTGCGCTCAATGAGCAGGCTGGAAAGATGTTACTTGAGAACTATGCGGACTATGCACGGCATGCAAG GTTATACACCAGCATTCATGCCCTCAAACCTAAGGCTAAGCCCAAGAGTGGCACTATCTCCGAGTCGACTTCTGTAAACGTGGATCAGTCAAGCACAGCAAATCTATGCGAAACTGCACCATCGGCGCCCATGGCTTTATGTGCTACTGCTGCTACCAAAGTGCCAGGCTCAAACTCGCTGGATCAGAATGCTCCCGCTGAGCCCACTGTTGGACCATCTACGACATTGCCCAAGAAGGAAGGACCTGTTGCTACAAAAGCCCCAGCcgataagaagaagattgacgcgagGAAGAAGAGCTTGAAGAGATTGTAA
- the LOC119322683 gene encoding ubiquitin-conjugating enzyme E2 22-like isoform X1: MFMKATNENLPPNVIRQLAKELKNLDQSPPEGIRVIVNDDDFTSICADIDGPGGTPYENGVFRMKLVLSRDFPQSPPKGFFVTKIFHPNISSSGEICVNTLKKDWNPTHGLRHVLLVVRCLLIEPFPESALNEQAGKMLLENYADYARHARLYTSIHALKPKAKPKSGTISESTSVNVDQSSTANLCETAPSAPMALCATAATKVPGSNSLDQNAPAEPTVGPSTTLPKKEGPVATKAPADKKKIDARKKSLKRL; the protein is encoded by the exons ATGTTTATGAAGGCAACCAACGAAAACCTCCCACCAAATGTCATCAGGCAATTGGCTAAAGAATTGAAGAATCTTGACCAGTCACCTCCAGAAGGGATTAGAGTGATTGTGAATGACGATGACTTCACAAGTATTTGTGCAGATATAGATGGCCCTG GCGGGACTCCGTATGAGAATGGGGTTTTCCGGATGAAGCTAGTCTTGTCCCGTGACTTCCCTCAATCCCCACCAAAAG GATTTTTTGTGACCAAAATATTCCATCCAAACATATCGAGCAGTGGTGAGATCTGCGTTAACACGTTGAAAAAGGATTGGAATCCTACTCATGGATTAAGGCATGTTCTACTG GTGGTGAGATGCCTACTGATTGAACCATTCCCAGAATCTGCGCTCAATGAGCAGGCTGGAAAGATGTTACTTGAGAACTATGCGGACTATGCACGGCATGCAAG GTTATACACCAGCATTCATGCCCTCAAACCTAAGGCTAAGCCCAAGAGTGGCACTATCTCCGAGTCGACTTCTGTAAACGTGGATCAGTCAAGCACAGCAAATCTATGCGAAACTGCACCATCGGCGCCCATGGCTTTATGTGCTACTGCTGCTACCAAAGTGCCAGGCTCAAACTCGCTGGATCAGAATGCTCCCGCTGAGCCCACTGTTGGACCATCTACGACATTGCCCAAGAAGGAAGGACCTGTTGCTACAAAAGCCCCAGCcgataagaagaagattgacgcgagGAAGAAGAGCTTGAAGAGATTGTAA